In Labilibaculum sp. DW002, one DNA window encodes the following:
- a CDS encoding ATP-grasp domain-containing protein, protein MKKPKYHIAVTGLNNTDNPGPGIPVIRGLRESKDFDVRVIGLAYENLEPGIYMPEMVDKTYQIPYPSSGIDTLLNRIEFIHSKERLDVIIPNFDAELFTFIQSKERLEKIGIKTFLPTIDQFEERQKANLNQYGEKYGVKVPFSKVITNRCDIEKLKDFFEFPLLVKGKFYDAYLAYSTEQVNSYFNRISAKWGMPVIIQEFIRGTEVNVIALGDGLGNTIGAVPMRKQYITDKGKAWGGITIQNDKMLALTRDLIRNTKWQGGMELELIKTVNNEYYLIEINPRIPAWVYLAVAAGQNLPEALVKLALGMSPPPFSSYEVGKMFIRYSYDLIGDISQFGSLSVKGEM, encoded by the coding sequence ATGAAAAAACCAAAGTATCATATCGCTGTAACTGGGTTAAATAATACGGACAATCCAGGACCTGGAATACCCGTTATTCGTGGACTCAGAGAAAGTAAAGATTTTGATGTGCGAGTTATTGGTTTGGCCTACGAAAACCTAGAACCAGGCATTTATATGCCTGAAATGGTTGACAAAACTTATCAAATTCCTTATCCATCATCAGGAATAGATACCTTACTAAATCGAATTGAATTCATTCATTCAAAAGAAAGACTTGATGTTATCATCCCTAATTTTGATGCAGAGTTATTCACCTTCATCCAATCTAAGGAAAGACTTGAGAAAATTGGAATCAAAACTTTCTTACCTACGATAGATCAGTTTGAGGAGCGGCAAAAGGCAAATCTTAATCAATATGGTGAAAAATATGGTGTTAAAGTTCCTTTTAGTAAAGTGATTACGAATAGATGTGATATTGAAAAGCTTAAGGATTTTTTTGAATTTCCACTACTTGTAAAAGGTAAATTTTACGATGCTTATTTGGCTTATTCAACAGAGCAGGTAAACAGTTATTTTAACCGAATTTCAGCAAAGTGGGGTATGCCAGTAATTATTCAAGAGTTTATTCGTGGCACCGAGGTAAATGTGATTGCGCTTGGTGATGGTTTGGGCAATACAATAGGCGCGGTTCCAATGCGTAAACAATATATTACTGATAAGGGAAAAGCTTGGGGAGGCATAACCATTCAGAACGATAAAATGTTGGCATTAACTCGAGATCTGATTCGAAATACCAAATGGCAAGGAGGAATGGAATTGGAATTAATAAAAACAGTTAATAATGAGTATTATTTAATTGAAATTAATCCTAGAATTCCTGCTTGGGTTTACTTGGCTGTTGCAGCAGGACAAAATTTACCGGAAGCTCTAGTAAAACTTGCTTTAGGAATGAGTCCTCCACCATTTTCGAGTTATGAAGTAGGGAAAATGTTTATTCGATACTCATACGATTTAATTGGAGATATTTCTCAGTTTGGAAGCCTATCTGTTAAAGGAGAAATGTGA
- a CDS encoding PqqD family protein codes for MKLKKNIAISENGFLFNPETGDSFLLNPIAKEIMNHLKEGNEVADIKQLILDKYEVDLVTLEKNMDDFLEILQHHELLESKK; via the coding sequence ATGAAGTTAAAAAAAAACATAGCGATTAGTGAAAATGGATTTTTATTTAATCCGGAAACAGGAGACTCCTTTCTCCTAAATCCTATTGCAAAAGAAATTATGAATCATTTGAAGGAGGGGAATGAGGTTGCAGATATCAAGCAGTTAATCTTGGATAAATATGAAGTGGATTTGGTAACTCTTGAGAAAAATATGGATGATTTTCTTGAAATATTACAACATCACGAATTGCTTGAAAGTAAAAAGTGA
- a CDS encoding helix-turn-helix domain-containing protein encodes MNKLLPKNDNLQTETIYIKNMVCNCCVRVLCAVFEENGIRIDQVKLGMATITYNPDQLGLEKVNSILQEIGMEIIIGHERQIVEQIKIAVIELIHQMNNVDSIVQKSEYLVDKLGLSYQQLSKIFSKYEDITLERFIILNKVERIKELVDQDELTLSEIAFIMDYSSVQYLSNQFHKMTGISVSEYKKCGVKNKKSLNALY; translated from the coding sequence ATGAACAAATTACTACCTAAAAATGATAATTTGCAAACCGAAACCATCTACATTAAAAATATGGTTTGTAATTGTTGTGTGCGAGTATTATGTGCTGTTTTTGAGGAGAATGGTATTCGTATCGATCAGGTTAAATTGGGTATGGCCACCATAACTTACAATCCAGATCAACTAGGCTTAGAAAAAGTAAATAGCATTCTTCAAGAGATTGGAATGGAAATTATAATTGGCCATGAACGACAAATTGTTGAGCAAATTAAAATTGCTGTAATCGAATTGATTCATCAAATGAATAATGTAGACTCCATTGTACAAAAGTCAGAATACCTAGTTGACAAATTAGGACTCAGCTATCAACAATTATCCAAAATTTTCTCCAAATACGAAGACATTACTCTTGAGCGATTTATTATTCTTAATAAAGTTGAACGAATAAAAGAATTGGTTGATCAGGATGAGTTAACACTCAGCGAAATCGCTTTTATAATGGATTATAGTAGCGTTCAATATCTTTCAAACCAGTTTCATAAAATGACAGGCATTTCGGTATCGGAATATAAAAAATGTGGGGTAAAAAATAAAAAATCCCTAAACGCCTTGTATTAG
- a CDS encoding LuxR C-terminal-related transcriptional regulator: MLQVKHISILISYDQCMVAEGFKAVLSGHEELHVASIKKNGESLTESILANEIDLLIMEIEDISRDSIQIINKIHTEFPQIKILVISSTPPHELLKPLITIINGYLIRSCSSDKLFLAIHEIFESGKYICSKLISILFKDDEKDNFNIQLTAREKEILFLQFTLKDNCEISKRLHISTTTVRTHLKNIRYKFGDFNQIQMLRYACNKNLHKKQCLPLCPNCRFFCKQ, encoded by the coding sequence ATGCTACAAGTTAAGCACATAAGTATATTAATATCCTATGACCAATGTATGGTAGCCGAAGGTTTTAAGGCAGTACTTTCGGGGCATGAAGAATTGCATGTAGCGTCGATAAAGAAAAATGGAGAATCCCTTACTGAATCAATCCTAGCGAATGAAATAGATTTACTTATTATGGAAATTGAAGACATCTCTCGGGATAGCATTCAGATCATCAATAAGATTCACACAGAATTTCCTCAAATAAAAATATTAGTTATTTCTAGCACTCCCCCTCATGAATTATTAAAACCACTTATTACTATTATTAATGGGTATCTAATACGATCTTGCTCTTCAGATAAATTATTTTTAGCTATCCATGAAATTTTCGAATCTGGGAAATACATCTGCTCAAAATTAATTTCAATACTTTTTAAGGATGATGAAAAAGATAATTTCAACATTCAATTAACTGCAAGAGAAAAGGAAATATTATTCTTGCAATTTACATTAAAAGACAATTGTGAAATTTCTAAAAGATTACATATTAGTACGACTACAGTTCGAACGCACCTCAAAAACATTAGATACAAATTTGGCGATTTTAACCAAATTCAGATGTTAAGATATGCTTGTAATAAGAATTTGCACAAAAAGCAATGTCTTCCTCTTTGTCCTAATTGTCGTTTTTTTTGCAAACAATAA